The Methanosphaera sp. WGK6 genomic interval TACCTATTATTACTACTCCTAGTGTTCGGTTATATTTATCTTTACCTTTAGAATCATCTACATCAATACTTACTTGTTTATTTAAGCATAGTTTTTTAACAAAGTTTTTTGCTGATTTATATCCTTGTTGTCCACGTTCTGGTGTGTTTACTCCAACAAGTCTTATTTTATCTCCACTAGCAAGGTAAATTGTATCTCCATCTACTACTTTTATACATGTACTTGTTATTTCTTTTGAACATGTTGTGTCATTATATTTATTTAAAATATCTTGTGTTGACATGCTATCATAGTAGTTGTCTGTGATATCATTTGTAAATCCAGTACCTTGATAGTATGAAGCATTTACTGTAGATAGTAGTCCTACACATAATGATAGAACTAGGATTACTGTCCTTACATTATGAAATTTTAATTTCAATTGAATCAATCCTTTTAATTTTTTATTAGTTAATTAATTATGATTATGTGTTTAAAAATTTATATATTTTTTAAATAAATGTTGTGTATTTTTAAGGTAGATGTATTGAAATAGAATTGATTAATTTAAAGATGTATAAAAAAAAATATCATTAAGAAATTGGTTGTGAAATTTGTTTAGGAGGTTAAGTTATAACAGTAATGTATCCTCGATATTGCAGAAGCTATTCCACCAATGACTGTTATTATAATTAATATAACTGTTATTATCCCCATTAATGATGTATTGTATAATATCATTATGATTAATGGAATTCCTATTGCTAGAAGTCCTGTGTATTTTCCTGTGAAATCATAGGTTATTGTATTACTATTTTTAGAATATTTCTTCATATACTTTGATGTTAACATGAATTCTATAAAAAATAGAATATTGAATATTAAAAACCATAATGGAATAACATTTATAATTACTAATGGAATATAAGCAGATGTCATGAATATAATATCAGCTATTACATCAAGATTTGTACCTTTTTGTGTTACATTCCCTGTTTTTCGGGCAATATGTCCATCTACCATGTCTGTTATTGTGATTATTATAAAGAATATTATGGGAATAAATAGTGTTTTATTGTGTGTTAGTGTATCATAGAGTACTGATGTAAATATTATGGATAGTATTATCCTTGATATGGATAATGTGTTTGGAATGTGTTGTATTGTATTTTCATTCATTGTTATTATCCTTACTTATTCTTTTTTTAGTAAGTGCCACATGTGCCATACTGATTTTCTATTCATCTTGGATATTGCTTGTTGTGTTGGTATTTCCATTGGACATATGTCTTCACATATCATTGATTTTACACAGCCATTGTAGAAGTTTTTCTTGTATTCTTTTTCTATTTTCTTTCTATGTTTTTCATTTTGTTCTTGGAATGCTAGTTTTGCTGATGATACAGCGACAGGTGTTCCCTTGAATGATTTATCACTAAAGTAGTTTGGACATCCTTCCATGCATATTCCACACATTAAGCATAGACTCATTTCATACTGGAATTGAACATCTCCTACTTTTGCATCACTTTCTATCCATTGACTCATGTCTTTCATTGTTTCATATAGTTTACTTCTATCTACTTTTAAGTCTTCTATTACCTTGAATTTGGATAGTGGTTCTATGGTGATTTTATGGAAGTGTTTTGTCATTACTTCTTCATCTACAAATGTTTTACATGCAAGTTTTGGCCATCCATTTATTAGCATTGCACATGCTCCACATAATCCTTGTAGACAACTGCATGACCATTTTATTGGTTGTATTTCTTTGCCATTTATGTCTTTTATTTCTTCTTGATTGTTTATTTTTTCAAGAAGTGTTGTTACTGGTATTTTTAGGTTGCCTGTGTATTCTATTTGTTGTGTGTATTTTTTTCCAGTTTTATCTTGTCTTTTTATTGTGATCACTAGTTTTTCCATTGACTTACACCTCCATGTCATCTATTTCTTTAAAGGATACTTTGATTTGTGTTTTTTCTAGTTTTATGATTGTTGTTTTCTTGTAGTTTTCATCATCTGTTTCTGGGTATTCTATTCTTTGGTGTGATCCTCTGCTTTCTTTTCTGTTTAGTGCTCCAAGTATCATTGTTTTTGCTAGTTGTATGAGTAAGGGTAGTCTTTGGTACTCATAATAATTTCCACTATCTGATTTTTTGGAAATTTCATATATATTATCCAGTTGTATTAATGCTTCTTCAAGTTCTTCTTTATTTCTATAGATTCCCATTGATTTATTCATAATGTTTGCTAATATTTCTTCTATTTTGTAGGACTTGTATTCATTATTATTGAGTCTTTGCCACATGTTATATTTTTCTTGTTCTTTATCTAGTACAACTTTTCCTATTTTTTCTTGTTGTTCTTGACTTATTTTATCACTAATTTTTGTTTCATTGATTGCCTCTTGTGCTGCTATCCATCCACCATGTATTGCTCCTAGAAGTGAATTTCCACCTAAACGATTTGCTCCATGATACTGTGATGAACATTCTCCTGCAGCATATACTCTTTTTATGTTTGTTTTATGATTTTCATCAGTACTTATTCCACCCATGAAGTAGTGTACTCCTGGATATACAGGTATTGGTTCATTTTTAGGATTTATTCCACGGTACTGCATACATACATCATACACTTCATCAAGTTTTACTTCTACTGTCTCACTAGGCAAGTGTGTTATATCTAGATATACATGATTTTCACCTAATTCATGACATACCTTGTAGATACTTCTTGATACTACATCTCTTGGCATTAGTGCTCCAAATTCTGGATACCATTCTTCCATGAAATACCATTGCCTGCCATCTCTTTCTATGTATAAACGTCCACCTTCACCACGGGCAGCTTCTGTAATAAGCATTTTTTTTACGGGTGTGTCTATTGTTGTTGGATGGTATTGTATCATTTCCATGTTCGATAATTCTATTCCTTGTGTGAATAGTTTGGCTGTTGTGCATCCATCATTATGTGTAGAACCTGATGTTTTTCCAAATATCTTGTTTAATCCACCACTTGCTATAATTACACTATCACCATAAAATTCTTTTATTTCATCTGTATCTTCATTTATAACAATGACTCCAATACATTCATTTTCTTCTGTGAGAATTAGTGAAAGAAATCTCCATCCAATATATCTAGTTATTTTTCCTTCTGCTTCTTTTCTACGACATAGTGTGGTTAGTGCTGTTACTATTTGTTTTCCTGTTTTTGCACCAGCATATGCTGTTCGCATCTTTTTTTGTCCACCAAAGTATCTTACATCAATATTTCCATTTTCATCTCTTGTGAAACTTGTACCAATATTACCTAGCCATCGGACTATATCTGGTGCATCTGTTGTTAATTTCTTTACAGCTTTAGGATTATTAATGTGATTTCCACCTTTTATTGTGTCAATATAATGCTGTTGTGTTGAATCATCTTGTCCTTTTGTATTTAATGCTGCATTTATTCCACCCATAGCCATTACCGATTGTGTTCTTTCTGATTGTGCTGGAGATATGAGAATTGCATTTGCATCATATTCTGTTGTTTTAACTGCAGCAGTTAATCCTGCAAGTCCAGATCCAATTATAATTATTGTCTTCATTTATACAAATCCTCTTTATAGTATATAAAATATTGTTTCAGCTAGTATTCCTATTATAAATAGAATACATAACAAGATATTTATAGTTCTTTGAGCTTTTTTAAAATCATTTTTTCCAGTTAAAAATCCAAATGACATGAGTAAACGTGGAAATGCTACTCTTAGATGTAATGCTATTGCAATAAATAATAAGTTATCTACCACATAATGATTGAATAATATGCTAAATACATATATCCCATTTACTGGTGCTGCTGAATAGTTTCTTACATGAAGTAATACTAGTACTACTATTGCGATTCCAGTTAGTATTTCTTGTCTTGGACTACGTTTAGCTTCAGGAATTGTTCTTATTTTTCTTTGCTTGATTTTATCCTTAAGGAATAAATATAAACTTATAATTACATGAATACTAAGAACTATAAATAGTCTTCTTCCCATTATCACAAAATTAGGTGAATGGTTTATTAATCCTAATAAGTATAGTATAGATGAACCACCATGGTCAATTAGTATTAATAAAACAATGAGTATAAGAATACTATTTAGTTTTCTCAGTGAGAAATTTCTCAAGTCTATTAGTTTCTTTAAATCCACAAATTTCACCCAGTAACTTAAAAAAAAAATTTCTTTATAATTATACCTATTTTTCTTAAAACTAAATATTAAATCTATGTTGAAATACCCATAAAATACACTATTTTTAAAATAAATTTAAAATACTCGAAATTATGGCAAAATTATTTAAAAGAATTATATTTCATAATAATATAAAATATTATTTAAAATATAAAATAAATAAAATAATAATCTTATTTCATTATATAACATGATTTAACAATGTTAAAAAACAAGACATCCATATTGAAAAAACACTACAACTGAACAAAAAAAATATAGATAGCTATTAGTATTTTAAACTAGAAAAATATTGATCAAGATCATGAATTTAATTTAGTTAAATGAAATAATAAAAAATATATTTCATTATTCTATCCAAAAATAAACACAAACACAATATAAATAAGATCCAATAAAAACAAGAGGTTAACCAATGAAAAAAAATAGATGTTGTAGCTGCTATAATAAACAAAGATGGAAAAATACTAGCCACACAAAGAGGTTACGGTGAATTCAAAGGCCTATGGGAATTTCCAGGAGGCAAAATAGAAAAAGAAGAAACAAAAGAAGAAGCATTAATTAGAGAAATAAAAGAAGAACTAAATGCAGATATAGAAATCAATAAATTCGCACTTGATATAGAATGGCAATACCCAGAATTTTACCTCTACATGTCCTGCTATGAATGTACATTAAAAGGAAATATAGAACTACTAGAACACATGAATGCTACATGGTTAACTAAAGAAGAATTAGACTCTGTTGAATGGATAGAAGCAGATATACAAATAATAGACTACCTAAAAGAAATATCTAATGGAGTAATACAATGAACCCTGAAATAAGTATTATAAAGGGTGCTAAAAAAGCATTTATTGATGAACATTATCCTATTTATGATAATAAACCAGAATTAATACTTAATAATAAAGACCATAAAGTTCTAAACTCCATAAAAGATGAATTAAATAATTGTGATGAATTCTATATAAGTGTGGCATTTATCACATTAAGTGGAATAACACCACTACTTGAAGACCTTAAAGAATTAGAATACAGAGGAATACAAGGAAAAATATTAACTACAGACTATCTTAATTTTTCAGAACCTGCAGCACTAAAAAAACTTAATAACTTCCAAAATATTGAAGTTAAAATATATTCACAACAAAAAGAAGGATTTCATACAAAAGGATACATATTCAGAAATAAAGACATATACAGAGGTATTGTGGGAAGTTCTAATCTTACAATGAATGCATTAACTATTAATAAGGAATGGAATATTGGATTTACATCACTAAATCAAGGAGAAATAATACAAGATATATGTCATGAACTTGATGAATTATGGAAAAAAGCAGATAACTTAGATGATGTTATTGAGGAATACACAAAAAATTATGAGAAAAATAAGTTTAAAGACTTCCAAAAATCATTAGAACATGTTGAACAGACAACAGAAGAACTTATTCCAAATTCCATGCAACAGGAATTCATAGAAAATCTCAGAGAATTAATGAAAAAAGGAGAAAAAAGAGCACTTCTCGTATCAGCAACAGGTACTGGTAAAACATATGCATCAGCATTTGCAGTTAAAGATGCACATCCTAAGAAATTTCTATTTCTAGTTCACCGTGAACAAATTGCTAAACAAGCAATAAAATCATATAAACAAATATTTAAAGATGAAAAAGAAAAATTTGGTCTTCTAAGTGGAACATCGAAAGAAACTGATAAAGATTATCTTTTCTCAACAGTCCAAAGTATGTCAAAAGAAGAAACATACACCCACTTTAAACCAGATACATTTGATTATATTATTATTGATGAAGTTCACAGAGCCGGAGCAACAAGTTATACTAAATTACTTGACTATTTTAAACCTAAATTCTGTCTAGGAATGAGTGCTTCACCTGATAGAACTGATTCATTTAATATTTATGAATTATTTGATTATAATGTTCCACTTGACATTAGACTTCAAGATGCATTAGATAAAGATCTTCTTTGTCCCTTCCACTACTTTGGAATTCATGATATAAAAGTAGATGGTAAAGTTTTAGAGGATAATAGTGATTTTAGATTTCTAGTATCAGAGGACCGTGTAAATTATATTCTTAAGAATTCCGAGTATTATGGTTATTCTGGAGATAGATTAAAATCATTAATATTTTGTAGTACTAAAAAGGAAGCTCATACTCTTGCTGAATCATTTAATAAAAAAGGTCATCCAAGTATTGCTCTTACAGGTGATAACTCACAAAAAGAAAGAGAAGAAGCTATAATCAGATTAACAGATGATACAATTAAAGATAATTTAGAGTATATTTTTACTGTTGATATATTTAATGAAGGTGTAGATATTCCTGAAGTTAACCAAGTTATTCTTCTTAGACCTACTGAATCATCTATCATATTTATCCAACAGTTAGGTAGAGGTCTTCGTAAATTTAATAATAAAGAATACGTTGTTATAATTGACTTTATTGGAAATTATAAACAGAATTACTTGATTCCTATTGCATTATCTGGAGATATGAGTCATGATAAGGATAATCTTCGTAAATATTTAATGGAAGGAACTAAAATAATTCCAGGTCAATCATCAATTAGTTTTGACAGAATTTCTAAGAAGAAAATTTATGAATCTATTAATAATACAAATTTTTCTAGAATAGCTTTGTTTAAGGAACATTATCAGAAACTTAAATATCGGTTAGGACATGTTCCGTACTTGGTTGATTTTTATAGAAATAAGGAATTAGATCCTTCATTGATTTTAAGTCATTCTAAGTTTAAGTGTTATTATTCTTTTCTTAAACATGTGGATAAAGAGTATAATGGTTTTTTATCTGATGATGAAATTAGAAGTCTTGAATTTGTTACTAGTAATTTTAGTAATGGTAAACGACCACATGAATTATTAATACTTAAATTACTAATTAAACATGGCTATTTCAGTATAGCTTTACTTGAAAATGAATTGAAAAAAGCCCCCTATCGTATTAAAGAGGATTATAAATCAATTATTCATTGTTTTAGGATGTTTAACTTAAATTTCTTTGTTAAAAAAGATGTGGATTATTATAGTAATGTTAAATTCTTTGAATTTGATAATTCATTATTAGAGCATGAAAAACATTTACGAAATGAGAAATTTATGATTTCAGATGAATTTAAATCTTTTTTAGATTCAGATACATATAAGTATCTTTTAGATGATGTTCTTGATTTTGGTTTAGATAAGTATTTGGATAATTATATGCAGACTGATAGTGTAAATCTTAATTTATATAGTAAATATTCTAGAAAAGATGTTTGTAGACTTCTTAATTGGAGTCATGATGATAGTTCTACAATGTATGGTTATCAAGCAAAACATGATACTTGTCCTATATTTGTAACATTGAAGAAAACTGAAGATATATCTGAAAGTACAAAATATAAAGAGACTTTTGAATCAAGATATATTTTTAGTTGGATGACACGTAGTAAACGTACATTAAAAAGTAAAGAAATTCTTGATATCACGCAAAATGAAAATTTAAGAATGCATTTATTTGTTAAGAAAAGTGATGATGCTGATGGTAATGAGTTCTATTATCTAGGACAAGTAAATCATGATGATGGATATGAAACTACAATTAAAAATGATAAAGGTACTTTATCACCAATTGTTAATTTCAAGTTAAGTTTACATCATCCTGTGAAGGAAGAATTGTATAATTATTTAAATGAAGATATTGGTTAATTATATTTTTCAAAATATTTTTATATTAAAAAATTCTGATTATTATGTATGAAAATAAGGGGTTAATTTTCGTGGAATTTTTTCATATTTTTGAGTCCCTAGAAAAATACTTCGTTATAGACATATATTACGAAGTAAAAATAGCTATTTTATAGCTAAAAATAATACAAACATAAGAGAAAAGTATTAACAAATAAAATGAAGAGAGTAATTAAAAATGAAACAAATAGAAATATCAGATGACACATATGAAATGCTAATTGAACTTAAAGAAAAAAATGAAACAATAGAAGAAATAATAGGAAAACTATTAGACCAATATTATGAAGATATAAATGAACGAAAAAACAACAGTATAATCGATGATGAATACGAAGATGATGAATATCTCTAATACTAACCTCCACTAAATCCAATTTTTTATATACAATACTAAAATTACTAAAATACCCGAAAATCAACAACTACACCTATATCAACTTAACCCATTTTCATATTTTAACATGGTTTCTAAAAATAATAATCCAAAAAAAATATAATCCTCCTTGAAAAACAAATTATTTATATTTGAATTGATATACTATGACCATAAAACTAATGGAGTTACCACATGAATGAGCATCTCGACGAAAATACAATAAAAGGAGCCCTTAAAAAACAACAAGCCGAAAACTGTGTGAAAATAGATCCAGATATAGGCACTATTCAATGTAACATCTGTGGTTATGAATCAGAATTTGAATTTCTACACTATGGAAAATCTAATCGTCGTAATGAAAAATGTCCCGTATGTAATACATTCCAAAGAACACGATTACTATGGTACTATCTTGAAAAATATACTGATGTTTTTGAAAGAGACAATCTAAAAATATTAAATAACTCCCCACAAAACAAAATATATCATCTTTTCAAAGAAAAATATGGAGATAACTATATTGCATCAGATATTGAAGAAAGAGAATGTGTAGATGAAGTCATTGACATACAAAACATTCCTTACGAAGATAACACATTTGATTTAATAATTAGTTCACATGTACTTGAACACGTACCTGATGACAAAAAAGCAATGAGAGAATTTTATAGAGTTCTAAAACCAAATGGAATGGTTATAATTCTAATTCCATCATTATATTCTTTAACAAAAACATTTGAGCTACCTCAAATAAATACACCGACATTAAAAGAAAGATATAATAAACAACATGATCATCTTAGATATTACAGTGTAGATAATCTTTTTAAAGACTTAGAAGATATTGGATTTACAACACTACGTAAAAACTATGTGCCAGGTAAGAAAAATCCTGAAGATATGAAAAAACATGCATTATCTGCAGATCCATTATTTGTTGGAGTTAAAAAAATTAACAAAGAAAACAAAACAAAATTATCAACTATAAACAAAGAAACTAACTCCAATAATTATTGTACTATTTGTGATAAAGAAGTAACATTTAAAAATAATCCAGATTTAGATAAAATATGTCCCAACTGTAATTCAAATAGTGATGAACGTTTAGTCTATGAAAAAATAAAAAATGATTTAAAACAAAATCCAGCAACACTCTACATTAATCCTGAAAAAGTAGATAATCCTATACAACAATTTAATATTGAAAAAAAGGAAGATATATCAGATAACACATTACATTTACTAAAATCATTCAAAAATAACTCACTAGATATTATAATATTATTACATGTACTCGATAAATCAGAGGATGATAAAAAAATTATAAAAGAATTATATAGAATTCTTAAACCTAATGGAAAGTTACTGCTAAAAGAAAATATGGATTTAGAATTAACCTCTAAAATAGATGAAGATTTTTTAAATACTCCTAAATTAAGAAGATTATTTAATGGAAATGAAAATGCAATTAGATGTTATGGTATTGACTTAATTCATATTTTAGAATTTATGGAATTTGAAATAGAATATGATGACCCTGAAAAACAAAAAAATAATATCAAATTAAAAAACAGATTAACCAAAGACCCCTTAATCATATGCACCAAAAATTAACCATGACACCTATATCAAATTATGAAAAAACCATATTTTAGATAAATCATGCGAAAAACAAGAAAAGTATTATAAAAAATTGAAATAAATAAAAAAAGATAAATTAAGGATTATTCAGTATAACTACTTGAACTTCCAGAACTAGTAGCTACACTACTACTAGAACCACTATGTGCTCCACCACTTGAACTTCCACCAGAGTTACCACTAGATTCAGTATTAGAATCACTACTTGAACTTCCAGAATTGGAATTATCAGAACTACTTGATGATGAAGAAGATTTTTTACTACTTGATGAAGATTTTTTAGTGGATGTTTGTGTTGTATCAGCAATCGTTGTATTATTAGTTTCATTTAGTGTTGTGTTATTAGTTATGTTTAAATCTGTTGTATTGTTAGTTTCATTACTTGTATTTGAACCTAGTAATCCACCAGCTACTACTCCTATTATTACAACAAGAACTGCAGCTATACCAATCATGGTATACATTGCATTTTCACGCATTGATTTTTTCCTCCTTAAAATTTATATTTTAATAATTATTAGTTTTTTGGTTATAATATTTATCTCTTGCTTTTATCATTGCATTAACATTAGCTTCTGGTGTCATTGGTGGTACTGAACAACTAGAACATATTATCTCAACACCTTTTTCTAGTGCTGTTGTTACCTCATCTTTTACGGTTTCTGTTGTTCCTTGTAGTAATGCTTTGTTTGTTGAGATATTTCCACATATTTTTGTGTTTGAATTTAATTCTTTTCTTGTTTTTGTAATATAGTTTATATCTACAACATCTTCTATACTTATTGCATCATAATTACATGTTAGCATATCAGGTATGATTGGATTTGTATTTCCACATACATGGAGTATTGTTTTTGATTTTATGCTATCTGCTAGAATTTCTAGTTCTGGTTTTACTAGTTTTTTAAATATTTCTGGATTTAGTAAATCTGATGAGGAGCTTGGTTCACATATACAAATTGCATCTACTTTATAAGAATTTAGTAGTGCTATGAATTCTTCTAATGCTTCTGTTACTATGCTTATTGCATCTTCTACTTCAAAATAATCCTTTTTAACATATTTTAGTAGATTTTCTATTCCTAGTAGTTGTCCTAGTAGTGTAAATGGTCCTACAACCCCTATTATTAGTGGTACATCAGGATAGTTTTCTTTGATTCTTATAATTGATTCTTCAAGTACTCCTACTCTACTAGTTTGTAGAAAATCACATGGTACATGTATATCAGATGGTCTATTAAATGGTGTTTTAACAACTTCAGGTGTATGTTCATTTTCTCTAAGATCAATTTCACATCCAAAAGCTTCAGCTTCAATTGTCATATCAAAAGGTAAATTTATCCCCTCAATTTCTGACACTACATATGGTGCTACTGCAAGTTTAACCATTTTATCAGAATCTATATGTGCTTCTGGAAAATTACTATTAAATCTTTCACGATACTCCATAAGAGTTATTGTTGTTACTGGTACTACTGGAGTCTTCTCCACATATCTACCCTCAAGACAATTTATAAAATTTTCTCTAAGATTTATATTATCACCTAAACCATATTATTTTTATATTAAAGTATATGTTTATCAACATATTAAAAGAATTAGTTAAATTATTATATATTTAGATAAAATTTAAAAAAATAAGATAGGAATAAAAGAATATCATTTTATTCCATTTAGAAGTTTAAAACTTATTTTGTTACAGTTAATGTTGCTTTTGCTTCTGCTCTGTTGTATATTCCACTTGAGAATACTGATGTTAATGTGTAAGTTTTTGCACTCATTTTAGCAGGTAGTGTGTATGTTACTTTAGCCACACCATCAGTTACTGTACCATATAGTACATTTCCATTATTATCTCTTAGTGTTTTACCATTGAGTTTAAATACAACTTTTCCACCAGTTACTGTGATGTCATCAGTTAGTTTAACTGTGAATGTTACAGTTTCACCAGCCTTTGCAGTTACTGAATCAACAGTTGCTTTTGCTTCACGTTTTGTAACAGTAAATGTTGTGTTACTTCTGGAACTTCCAAGATCACCATATCCACCATATACTGCGGTGATTACTGAACTTGTTTTTGCCCAGCCTGATAGTACTGTTATATTTTCTACAACGTATTTACCACCTTTTACTGTTGCATAGATTACGTTTCCTTCTGCATCTCTGAGTGTTTTACCATTTACTTTGAATACTACTTTACCGTTTGTTATAGCGTTGTTTTCACTGTCAGTTACTGTAGCTGTTAGTGTTATTATATCACCAATATGTGCTGTTACTGGGTCAACTTTGATTGTTGTTGGTAATTTTGTTATTACTAGTTTTGCTGTTGTGTTTTTTGAAGCATAAGTACTGTTTCCATTGTATGTTGCAGTTATTGTTGTATCTTCCATGTGGTTTGATACATAGTTGTATGTTGCTATTCCATCATTTACTGTAGCTGTACTTATAATATTACCTTTTGCATCAGTGAATATTATTTCTCCTT includes:
- a CDS encoding (deoxy)nucleoside triphosphate pyrophosphohydrolase — its product is MDVVAAIINKDGKILATQRGYGEFKGLWEFPGGKIEKEETKEEALIREIKEELNADIEINKFALDIEWQYPEFYLYMSCYECTLKGNIELLEHMNATWLTKEELDSVEWIEADIQIIDYLKEISNGVIQ
- a CDS encoding FAD-binding protein, yielding MKTIIIIGSGLAGLTAAVKTTEYDANAILISPAQSERTQSVMAMGGINAALNTKGQDDSTQQHYIDTIKGGNHINNPKAVKKLTTDAPDIVRWLGNIGTSFTRDENGNIDVRYFGGQKKMRTAYAGAKTGKQIVTALTTLCRRKEAEGKITRYIGWRFLSLILTEENECIGVIVINEDTDEIKEFYGDSVIIASGGLNKIFGKTSGSTHNDGCTTAKLFTQGIELSNMEMIQYHPTTIDTPVKKMLITEAARGEGGRLYIERDGRQWYFMEEWYPEFGALMPRDVVSRSIYKVCHELGENHVYLDITHLPSETVEVKLDEVYDVCMQYRGINPKNEPIPVYPGVHYFMGGISTDENHKTNIKRVYAAGECSSQYHGANRLGGNSLLGAIHGGWIAAQEAINETKISDKISQEQQEKIGKVVLDKEQEKYNMWQRLNNNEYKSYKIEEILANIMNKSMGIYRNKEELEEALIQLDNIYEISKKSDSGNYYEYQRLPLLIQLAKTMILGALNRKESRGSHQRIEYPETDDENYKKTTIIKLEKTQIKVSFKEIDDMEV
- a CDS encoding 2Fe-2S iron-sulfur cluster-binding protein, with the translated sequence MEKLVITIKRQDKTGKKYTQQIEYTGNLKIPVTTLLEKINNQEEIKDINGKEIQPIKWSCSCLQGLCGACAMLINGWPKLACKTFVDEEVMTKHFHKITIEPLSKFKVIEDLKVDRSKLYETMKDMSQWIESDAKVGDVQFQYEMSLCLMCGICMEGCPNYFSDKSFKGTPVAVSSAKLAFQEQNEKHRKKIEKEYKKNFYNGCVKSMICEDICPMEIPTQQAISKMNRKSVWHMWHLLKKE
- a CDS encoding methyltransferase domain-containing protein, coding for MNEHLDENTIKGALKKQQAENCVKIDPDIGTIQCNICGYESEFEFLHYGKSNRRNEKCPVCNTFQRTRLLWYYLEKYTDVFERDNLKILNNSPQNKIYHLFKEKYGDNYIASDIEERECVDEVIDIQNIPYEDNTFDLIISSHVLEHVPDDKKAMREFYRVLKPNGMVIILIPSLYSLTKTFELPQINTPTLKERYNKQHDHLRYYSVDNLFKDLEDIGFTTLRKNYVPGKKNPEDMKKHALSADPLFVGVKKINKENKTKLSTINKETNSNNYCTICDKEVTFKNNPDLDKICPNCNSNSDERLVYEKIKNDLKQNPATLYINPEKVDNPIQQFNIEKKEDISDNTLHLLKSFKNNSLDIIILLHVLDKSEDDKKIIKELYRILKPNGKLLLKENMDLELTSKIDEDFLNTPKLRRLFNGNENAIRCYGIDLIHILEFMEFEIEYDDPEKQKNNIKLKNRLTKDPLIICTKN
- a CDS encoding CDP-alcohol phosphatidyltransferase family protein translates to MNENTIQHIPNTLSISRIILSIIFTSVLYDTLTHNKTLFIPIIFFIIITITDMVDGHIARKTGNVTQKGTNLDVIADIIFMTSAYIPLVIINVIPLWFLIFNILFFIEFMLTSKYMKKYSKNSNTITYDFTGKYTGLLAIGIPLIIMILYNTSLMGIITVILIIITVIGGIASAISRIHYCYNLTS
- a CDS encoding MtaA/CmuA family methyltransferase, coding for MNLRENFINCLEGRYVEKTPVVPVTTITLMEYRERFNSNFPEAHIDSDKMVKLAVAPYVVSEIEGINLPFDMTIEAEAFGCEIDLRENEHTPEVVKTPFNRPSDIHVPCDFLQTSRVGVLEESIIRIKENYPDVPLIIGVVGPFTLLGQLLGIENLLKYVKKDYFEVEDAISIVTEALEEFIALLNSYKVDAICICEPSSSSDLLNPEIFKKLVKPELEILADSIKSKTILHVCGNTNPIIPDMLTCNYDAISIEDVVDINYITKTRKELNSNTKICGNISTNKALLQGTTETVKDEVTTALEKGVEIICSSCSVPPMTPEANVNAMIKARDKYYNQKTNNY
- a CDS encoding DUF3427 domain-containing protein is translated as MNPEISIIKGAKKAFIDEHYPIYDNKPELILNNKDHKVLNSIKDELNNCDEFYISVAFITLSGITPLLEDLKELEYRGIQGKILTTDYLNFSEPAALKKLNNFQNIEVKIYSQQKEGFHTKGYIFRNKDIYRGIVGSSNLTMNALTINKEWNIGFTSLNQGEIIQDICHELDELWKKADNLDDVIEEYTKNYEKNKFKDFQKSLEHVEQTTEELIPNSMQQEFIENLRELMKKGEKRALLVSATGTGKTYASAFAVKDAHPKKFLFLVHREQIAKQAIKSYKQIFKDEKEKFGLLSGTSKETDKDYLFSTVQSMSKEETYTHFKPDTFDYIIIDEVHRAGATSYTKLLDYFKPKFCLGMSASPDRTDSFNIYELFDYNVPLDIRLQDALDKDLLCPFHYFGIHDIKVDGKVLEDNSDFRFLVSEDRVNYILKNSEYYGYSGDRLKSLIFCSTKKEAHTLAESFNKKGHPSIALTGDNSQKEREEAIIRLTDDTIKDNLEYIFTVDIFNEGVDIPEVNQVILLRPTESSIIFIQQLGRGLRKFNNKEYVVIIDFIGNYKQNYLIPIALSGDMSHDKDNLRKYLMEGTKIIPGQSSISFDRISKKKIYESINNTNFSRIALFKEHYQKLKYRLGHVPYLVDFYRNKELDPSLILSHSKFKCYYSFLKHVDKEYNGFLSDDEIRSLEFVTSNFSNGKRPHELLILKLLIKHGYFSIALLENELKKAPYRIKEDYKSIIHCFRMFNLNFFVKKDVDYYSNVKFFEFDNSLLEHEKHLRNEKFMISDEFKSFLDSDTYKYLLDDVLDFGLDKYLDNYMQTDSVNLNLYSKYSRKDVCRLLNWSHDDSSTMYGYQAKHDTCPIFVTLKKTEDISESTKYKETFESRYIFSWMTRSKRTLKSKEILDITQNENLRMHLFVKKSDDADGNEFYYLGQVNHDDGYETTIKNDKGTLSPIVNFKLSLHHPVKEELYNYLNEDIG
- a CDS encoding thermonuclease family protein encodes the protein MKLKFHNVRTVILVLSLCVGLLSTVNASYYQGTGFTNDITDNYYDSMSTQDILNKYNDTTCSKEITSTCIKVVDGDTIYLASGDKIRLVGVNTPERGQQGYKSAKNFVKKLCLNKQVSIDVDDSKGKDKYNRTLGVVIIGNKNLNEMLLKEDLAEVMYIPPSEFRPYTWT